One window from the genome of Aliiroseovarius sp. F47248L encodes:
- the rpsL gene encoding 30S ribosomal protein S12 — translation MPTIQQLIRKPRQPKVKRSKSMHLESCPQKRGVCTRVYTTTPKKPNSAMRKVAKVRLTNGYEVISYIGGESHNLQEHSVVLIRGGRVKDLPGVRYHIVRGVLDTQGVKDRKQRRSKYGAKRPK, via the coding sequence ATGCCAACGATCCAACAGCTGATCCGCAAGCCGCGCCAGCCAAAAGTAAAGCGCTCCAAGTCGATGCACCTGGAGTCTTGTCCGCAAAAACGTGGCGTTTGTACGCGCGTTTATACAACCACACCGAAAAAGCCGAACTCGGCCATGCGTAAAGTTGCCAAAGTGCGCCTGACCAATGGTTACGAGGTTATCAGCTATATCGGTGGTGAAAGCCACAACCTGCAAGAACACTCGGTGGTTCTGATCCGCGGCGGTCGTGTAAAAGACCTTCCGGGTGTGCGTTATCACATCGTTCGCGGTGTTCTGGATACCCAGGGCGTCAAAGACCGTAAGCAACGTCGTTCGAAATACGGCGCCAAGCGTCCGAAGTAA
- the rpsG gene encoding 30S ribosomal protein S7: MSRRHAAEKREILPDAKFGDRVLSKFMNNLMIDGKKSVAEKIVYNALDRVEDKIKRAPVEVFHEALDNIKPSVEVRSRRVGGATYQVPVEVRPERREALAIRWLITAARNRNENTMEERLAGELLDAVNSRGTAVKKREDTHKMADANKAFSHYRW, translated from the coding sequence ATGTCTCGTCGTCACGCCGCTGAAAAGCGCGAAATCCTGCCCGACGCCAAATTTGGCGATCGTGTGCTGAGCAAGTTCATGAACAACCTGATGATCGACGGTAAGAAGTCGGTTGCAGAAAAAATCGTCTATAACGCGCTGGATCGCGTAGAAGACAAGATCAAGCGTGCGCCCGTGGAAGTGTTCCACGAAGCGCTGGACAACATCAAACCGTCAGTCGAAGTTCGTTCGCGTCGTGTTGGTGGTGCCACCTATCAGGTTCCGGTCGAAGTTCGCCCTGAGCGCCGTGAAGCTTTGGCGATCCGCTGGCTGATCACCGCCGCCCGTAACCGCAATGAAAACACGATGGAAGAACGCCTTGCTGGTGAGCTTCTGGATGCCGTGAACTCGCGCGGGACTGCCGTTAAGAAACGCGAAGACACCCACAAAATGGCCGACGCCAACAAAGCGTTCAGCCATTATCGCTGGTAA
- a CDS encoding DMT family transporter: MSVSDNMKGAAMMAGSMAGYTFNDACMKALSGDVPLSQAVFLRGVLTCLMLYGLGVSLRSLTFRLGRREWKLMLLRSFAEMGATYCFLSALFNMPIANVTAVLQALPLTIALAAWSFLGEPLGWRRLFAILIGFVGVVLIVKPGGDGFTLWSVYALLAVGFITLRDLVVRKMSSTTPSMTVALVASVAITVSFGIASLGVDWAPVTPRSGGLLVLSALFIFMGYLFSVMVMRVGDIGFIAPFRYTGLIWALIIGLVIFGEWPDGVTLVGAGIVVATGLFTLFRERQVSRQARTKALL; this comes from the coding sequence ATGTCAGTTTCAGACAACATGAAAGGTGCGGCGATGATGGCTGGTTCCATGGCTGGCTACACCTTTAATGATGCCTGCATGAAGGCACTGTCAGGTGACGTCCCGCTGTCACAAGCAGTGTTTCTGCGCGGTGTTCTGACCTGTTTGATGCTATACGGGCTGGGAGTGTCGCTGCGGTCGCTGACCTTTCGACTTGGCCGGCGCGAATGGAAGCTGATGCTTCTGCGGTCTTTCGCCGAAATGGGAGCGACCTATTGTTTTCTGAGCGCCTTGTTCAATATGCCGATCGCCAACGTTACCGCCGTCTTGCAGGCCTTACCTTTGACCATTGCATTGGCAGCCTGGTCATTTTTGGGTGAGCCTTTGGGGTGGCGTCGCCTGTTTGCCATCCTGATCGGTTTTGTTGGCGTCGTTTTGATCGTCAAACCCGGAGGCGATGGGTTTACACTTTGGTCGGTCTACGCGCTGCTCGCGGTTGGGTTCATCACGTTGCGTGATCTTGTTGTCCGAAAGATGTCATCTACGACACCGTCAATGACCGTGGCCCTTGTGGCGTCTGTTGCGATTACGGTGTCTTTTGGCATTGCATCGCTTGGTGTGGACTGGGCACCCGTCACGCCAAGAAGTGGGGGGCTTCTGGTGCTGTCCGCCCTGTTTATTTTCATGGGATATCTGTTTTCAGTGATGGTGATGCGCGTGGGCGATATTGGTTTTATCGCGCCATTCAGGTACACAGGCCTGATCTGGGCCTTGATCATCGGGCTTGTCATTTTCGGCGAATGGCCTGATGGCGTGACCCTTGTTGGTGCAGGGATCGTCGTTGCAACTGGCCTGTTTACCCTGTTCCGCGAACGACAAGTGTCGCGTCAGGCAAGAACCAAAGCTCTTCTGTGA